TGCGAAGCGCACGGTGATACCAGTAGGAGCCCCTGCCTCGACGCCGCTCATGGCGTTCGCTTGGTCGAGCAGGCGACCGGCGAAGCGTTCGAGGCCCTTGCGGCGGCTGGCCACCAGCTCGCGATTCGTCCCCGGTCAGGAACGGCCAACCCCTGAAGAGGACCACGGCCTGGTCAAGGCCGTCGAGGAACCACGCGACCTGGAGGCGTACAGGCTCGCACAACTCGCGGCTTCTGCGCCGGGTTGGAGAACTGCTGCTACGGCAAGGATTTCTCCCTGCTCGGGCCCACGGCGCGCGGCGGGTTCAATTTCACCCCCGACATCCGCTACGACCGCATGTACGAGACGGTCGGCGCCCACGTCGAGCACGTGACGGAGCCCGACCAGATCCGCGGCGCAGTGGAGCGGGCCTGGAGTCCGGGCGCACGGCCGTCATCGACGTGCAGGCCAGCCGCGACGTCGCGCACCCGCTCTACGACAGCGCGTACGCCATGGAGATGTTCTGGCACCTGCCGCGCGAGGAGATGCAGGAGCTGGCCCGGGCCAGCACGTCGACCACCACTACCCGAAGTTCCACTGACGCCCGGCGAACGAGTGGCGCACCGCCGCGATCCCGCGTTCCGCGGAACGCATCCTGTCTCGGTCGGCTGCACGCACTCGAGTCGGCCGGCACCCGACAGCGAGTTCGGCCGCGTCGCAACGTCACCGCTCCGAACACGCCGGAGCGGCCCAACGTCCAGAACCGGCACCATCGGGCTTTACCTGGGCGGGCGACCTCGGCGGATGAACGGTCCCGTCGGGTCGACCACGACGTCGAGGCGTCAGGCTCGCTGCGTCGTTCACGAGGCTGAGAACCGGTGAGCTTGTGTCGGCAGGGTGGCTTCTGCGTGGCCGTCTCGTGGTCGGGCGCGTTCTGACACGGTTCTGACAACAACGTGGACAGATCGGGACGTTCTCGGACGACGTCGGCAGCCGACAACGACATGGTCAGAGGCCGGTAGCTGGGTGGTCTCGGGAGTTCACACCGAAGAGGTCACTGGTTCGATCCCAGTATCGCCCACGCAGGTCAGAAGCCCGGTTCGAGATCTTCGAACCGGGCTTCTGCTGTTGTACAGCTCCGGAGTACAGCTTCCCGCTGGCGTCGGTGAGTCCTTGGTGTCGGTGGCGTTCGTCAGCGCAAGTCGGGATCGCCGCAAACGCGTTGAATCACCGCACCGGCACGCAGAGATCAGGACGGTCTTGGGACGGTGTAACCGGAGCGAGCCGGGCGGCGTCTGTACTCACGACGACCCACCCACCGCTCACTCCCCGGAGGAATCCGATCTCTGAGTGTTACGCCCCCGACACGACCGACACCAACGACGCGCAGACGCCCGAGTTCGATGTGAGCCGGCAGGCCGACCTCGACGGCGACGGCTACTACGAGACCAACCTGCTGGACTCCAACGAGGACGGCGAGCTCGACACCGTCCTCGTCGACATCCAGGGCGACCGCTACGTCGACATCGCTGCCTTCGACAACACCCCCGGCGACGGGACCTTCGTCGCCGACGTCATCGCCCTCGGCTTCGACGGCGACGGCCTGGCCGACGTCGTCCTCGACGACACGGACCTCGACGGGATCTTCGAGACCGTCATCGACGGCGGCGACGAGGTGCTGGCCAACGCGAACCCGTACGAGATCGCAATCGTGGTAGCCCCGACGGCATGATTCGATGCTAGATCGCCCTCAACGAGGTCAGCGGGACTGTCCGACGAACGGTGTAACTGGTCCGACACGCCGAGCGCAGCTCGGGGGAGGGATCAGCAATGACCGAGACGATCGAGCCTGTGCCGGATCGGATTGATCAGCAGCAGCTCGCCCAGCAGTTGGTGGAAGCAGCCCGGGCCGAGGGGGTGGAGCTTGTCGGCCCGGGCGGTCTGCTTACCGGGTTGACGAAGACGGTGCTCGAGACCGCACTGGAGGCGGAGATGACCGAGCACCTGGGCTATGACCGCCACGACCGGGCCGGGCAGGAGAACCCCAACTCCCGCAACGGGACTCGCGTCAAGACGGTGCTGACCGAGATCGGGCCGGTGCAGATCGAGGTGCCCCGTGACCGGGACGCCAGCTTCGACCCGGTCATCGTGCGCAAGCGCCAACGGCGTCTGGACGGCATCGACGAGATCGTGTTGTCGCTGACCGCCCGCGGCCTGACCACCGGGGAGGTGGCGGCGCATTTCGACGAGGTCTACGGCGCGAAGGTCTCCAAGGACACGATCTCGCGGATCACCGACAAGGTCCTCGACGAGTTGGGCGAATGGGCCCAGCGTCCGCTCGACGCGGTCTACCCGGTGCTGTTCATCGACGCCATCCACATCAAGGTCCGCGACGGCCAGGTCACCAACCGGCCCTTCTACGTCGTCATCGGCGTCACCGTGGACGGGCACCGCGACATCCTCGGGATCTGGGCCGGCGACGGCGGCGAGGGCGCGAAGTACTGGCTCCACGTCCTGACCGAGATCAAGAACCGCGGCGTGGTCGACGCCTGCATCGTGGTCTGCGACGGCCTGAAAGGCCTCCCGGAGTCGATCACCACCGTGTGGCCCCACGCGCTGGTCCAGGCCTGTGTGCTGCACCTGATCCGCAACACCTTCCGCTACGCCTCCCGCCGCTACTGGGAACAGATGGCGCGGGATCTGCGCCCGGTCTACACCGCGCCCACCGAGGCGGCCGCCGAGGACCGGTTCGCCGAGTTCGCCGCGACCTGGGGCGGGCAGTACCCGGCGATCATCGCGTTGTGGCGCTCGGCCTGGTCGGAGTTCGTGCCGTTCCTCGACTACGACGTCGAGATCCGGAAGGTCATCTGCAGCACGAACGCGATCGAGTCGATCAACGCCCGCTACCGGCGCGCGGTCAAGGCCCGCGGCCACTTCCCGACCGAGCAGGCCGCGCTCAAGTGCCTCTACCTGGTCACCCGAGCGCTCGACCCGACCGGGAAGGGCCGGGCCCGGTGGGCGATGCGCTGGAAGCCGGCGCTGAACGCCTTCGCGATCACCTTCGCCGGACGTATCGTTCCCAGCAACGGAAGCTAGCCATCACGACCGGTTACACCGTTCATCTGACACTCCCGACTACCTTGCTAGCGCCCATCAGGATGAGCGGGTTCAAAAGCTGCGTGGACTCCGGGTGACAGCGCCGGAGGGCTCGATGGCTCACGCGAAGATGTTCACGCCTTACATGATGATGCTGAAGATCGATGACGCCCCTATTGATCTGGCGCGGATGGACGAGACGCTCGCTGGCGCTAAGGGCTATTGCGAACTCCTGGGGGAGGCTGCCGGGAAAAAGCTCGTGCTGCGGTTCAATATTAAAGCGTTTCGGAGCCTGACCCGCTTCCCTGGACACCTGTTCTGAGGCGATGATCGCCTCGGAGAGGAGCCTGTCCGATGCCTGCACCCAAGCCGCCGGAGTTCCGCCGTCGCGCCGTGGAGCTCGCCCGCCAGGGCGAGCAAACGGTCCCGGTGATCGCGAAGGATCTCGGGATCAGCGAGTCGTGCCTGCGCCGCTGGATGGCCGTCGACGACGTCGACACCGGCCGCGTCGAGGGCACGACCAGCGACGAACGAGCCGAGTTGGTCGAGCTGCGCCGCCGCAACCGGGTCTTGGAGATGGAAGTGGAGATCCTCAAGCGGGCCAGCGCCTACTTCGCCCGGGAGAACATTCTCCCAAAATAGTGTTCCCGCTGGTCCGTGAACTGGCCGCCGACGGCTTCCCCGTCGCGGTGACCTGCAGGATCCTGGGCGTGTCCCGGTCAGGCTTCTACGACTGGTCCACCCGCCGCTCTCTGCGCGCGCGCAAACCGACGCCACCCTCCTGGCCACGATCACCGACATCCATGTGATGTCGCGGGCCAGCTACGGAGCACCACGAGTTCACGCTGAACTCCGCCTTGGCCTCGGTGTCCACTGTGGCCGCAAACGGGTGGCCCGGTTGATGCGCGCCGCCGGCATCACCGGAATCTGTCACCGGCGCAAACGAGGACGGGGCCGCCCGCTCCCGGCCCCGCACGACGACCTGGTGCAACGCCGATTCGTCGCCGAAGCGCCGGATCAGTTGTGGGCCACCGACATCACCGAGCACCCCACCACGACCGGCGGGAAGGTGTACTGCTGCGCGGTCATCGACGCCTACTCCCGGATGATCGTGGGCTGGTCGATCGCTGATCACATGCGCACCGAGCTCGTCGTCGATGCCCTGCAGATGGCCATCTGGAGACGCCGACCCGGCCCCGGTTCGATCTTGCACTCGGACAGAGGCTCGCAATACACATCGTGGGTGTTCGGGCACCGACTTCGCGAGGCTGGCCTGCTCGGATCGATGGGCCGGGTCGCCTCCAGCGTGGACAACACCATGATCGAATCGTTCTGGTCGGCGATGCAACGCGAGCTGCTCGACACCCGAAACTGGGCCTCCCCGACCCAGTTGTCGTCGGCGATCTTCGAGTGGATCGAGGCCTGGTACAACCCGCGCCGACGCCACACCAGCATCGACAATCTGTCCCCGGCCGCGTTCGAGGGCCTTCACAGACCTGCCGCTACCGCGGCATGATCAGCACACCGATCGTGTCCGGAGAACCGGGTCAGGCTCCTGGTACGAGACGCACCTGACCTATCCGGATGCGCACTGCTACGACCGTGCGGTGAACCCGTTCGCGACGTCCTGCTTCAGAACCTTGGCGACGGAGTTCCTGCAGCTGATCCCGGGCTACCTGGAGATCCTGCGCGCGCACGGGGTCGACTGCGTCGAGGTGCGGTCGGACGATCCAGGTCGTGTGGTCTACGAGGACGAGCACCAGGTCGTGGTCGTGCCGTCCTCTGGATCGGGTTTCGAGATCAGCGCGCGCTTCGGTGGGAGCGAGGCCGGCGCGGCGCCTTTGATCCTGTAGAGGCAGATTCGACATCACCGGCCGATGTCCAGGTATCAGTTGTGCGTCTGAGATCTCGACCGTCCTTGCGTCTCACTGGTCGTGCACGGGCCAGACTTATAGTGCTGGCCACCTGTCCGTGCCCGCCCGGTTGATCCCGATCGTCGGGAACAGTGTCGTGGAGACCTGGGTGCCAATCGGCGTCTCCGCGATGACATCGTCGACGCGCAGCGGTACTTCGGGCCGGGGAGGAAGGTCGCTCGCCGAGCGTGGCCTCTGGTCGTCCTGGTACATCGCGGCCAGACGAACCGCCGTGATCGCTGGTGTCCTATGTTCGAGTGGTTCGTGTGCAGGGCCAGCCGGGCCAGCCGGGCCAGAGGGTGCAGTCGCGGGGCGTTCAGGCGATGGAACGGCTGCAGGCCGTTGATACGCCACACGAACTCTCACTTCCGGCCCGCAGCGATGGCGGACCGTCCTTGGCGCGCCTTCTCGTCCAGGCTGCGAACGTGTCGTAGGTGTCCGATGCAGGCATTTCGACGAGCTTCGCCGCCTTCTCGCCCAGCGGCGAGCCGTCCAGGAACTCGACCTCGGCGAACAGGACGTGCTCGAGCGCGGCTCGCAAGGTCACCAGCGTGTCGGCCACAAGCAGGGGCACCCTACGCGGGATCGGGGCCACGCGGTCGACGACGGTCCGGCTGATTCGACCCGCCGGTACCTCGGCCAGCCCGATCACGCCAGCGGGCTGAGTCTGGTAGTCGAAGAGTAGGTCAGAGACCTGCCCGATCAGCTCGTCCGCCTGCGAGAGCGTTGCGGCGACCCAGAGATGACGCTCGGGTAGCCAAGCGCGCGTTGAGTCCGTCACGACAGGATCCCATGCAGCGTCCACGCCATACTCGCGGGGAAGCCACGTCGGTTCGAGCGACTCACGACGACATGACCACAGGGGCAGCGAGATATGCCGATGGCAGCCTTCTGGCGCGGAGGGGCGGGAACGGGGGCGTTCCCGACGGTGTAAGCAGGCAGTGCGTGGTCGACGCAGATGACTCGGTGTGAAGTGACCCCCGCTGGCCGGACACCTCCAGACTTGGCAGCAGCCAAGGAGGAGGACGCGCGATGGGGCGTCGTAGCAAGTACCCCGAGGAGTTCTGCCGCAACGCCGCGAAGCTCGCACTCGACGGTGGCCGCTCGATCCGGGAGGTCGCCCGCGAGCTCAGGGTGAACCACGAGACTCTGCGGAACTGGGTCGATACCTTGCGCCGGGAGCGTCGTGACGGGCCGGCCGCGGTCGGCGGCGAGGAACGCGCCGAGCTAGCCCGGCTGCGGCGTCGGGTTGCGGAGCTGGAGTTGGAGAAGGAGGTCTTGCGAAAGCCGCGGTCTTCTTCGCCCGGGAGACAGACCGGTGACTCGAGAAGCGATCTACGGGTTCATCGCTGCGGAGAAGACACCATGCCCTTGAAGTCGCTGGCCCAGCCCACGACACGTCGGGTGCCGAGGGGCGGCACGATGGCGTCGTGCTCGTCAGCGGACTTCTGGTCATCGTCCGCTCCGGCCGCGTCCTCGCCGAGATCGTCACGCGTTCGGAGCAGGGACGGCACCTTCGGTCTGGCGTACTGAATCGAACACGTGGACGATCAGCCGGTAGGCGCCTGCCGGGTCGGCCAGCGGGTCCGGCGGGAGCGCGGCCAGTGCCGGGAACGCGCGCGCGGCGTGCGCGTCGTCGTGCACCGTGCCCGCGATCTCGGCCTGGACCTCGAGCAGGTCGACGGTCGGCGGGTCACCGGTCAGCGCACCGTCGGTCCAGGTGACGTGCACCAGGCTGCCGTTGCGGGTGCCGCGGACGGTGAACGAGGAGCTCATCGCTGCACGCCGACGGCCTGCCAGACCTGCAGCAGCGCCTCGTCGTCGGGCAAGTCGTCCTGCCAGCCGTAGGGCTTCGCGAACACGAACGTCTGCGGCTCGGGGAACGTGTCATCGCTGGTGTCGTACATGGTGATCGCGAGCGACCGCTCGCCGACGGCGACGAAGAAGAACTCCCGGTAGTCCGACAGCGCCACGTCGAACAGGATCGCCCGCGGATCGGGACGGGTGACGGTGACCTGCCATCCGTCGGACCGGGGGCGGCGGGTGAGCAGCGGGTCGCGCATCAGAGGAAGCGCCGGTTGGCAGTGTCGTCGGGGACCTCGATGCCGAGCGCGACCAGCATCGGGCGGGTGTCGGCGACGTACTCGGCGCGCAGGTCGGCGTTGTTCTTGGTGCGCAGCCCCCAGCGGACGTAGGCGTCGGAGAAGTCGCTGTCGGAGCGGCCGAACATGTCCAGCGCGGCCGGCCACCACGTCTTGATCTTCTCGTTGGCCTCCTCCATGCCCTCCGGGGTAGAGCAGACGCGCTTGAGGTTGCTCATGCCGAGCGTCGCGTGGAAGACCTCGTCCTTGTGCAGGCGCTCGGCCACCGAGAGCAGCGGCTCGTAGGGCACGCCCTCCCAGGTCTCGCCGATGTAGCAGCCGACGCGGTCGCCAAGGCCGTTGAAGTACGCGAGGTCGCAGAACGTGTCGATCGGCAGGTGGAAC
This sequence is a window from Pseudonocardia petroleophila. Protein-coding genes within it:
- a CDS encoding transposase, yielding MGRRSKYPEEFCRNAAKLALDGGRSIREVARELRVNHETLRNWVDTLRRERRDGPAAVGGEERAELARLRRRVAELELEKEVLRKPRSSSPGRQTGDSRSDLRVHRCGEDTMPLKSLAQPTTRRVPRGGTMASCSSADFWSSSAPAASSPRSSRVRSRDGTFGLAY
- a CDS encoding IS256 family transposase, which codes for MTETIEPVPDRIDQQQLAQQLVEAARAEGVELVGPGGLLTGLTKTVLETALEAEMTEHLGYDRHDRAGQENPNSRNGTRVKTVLTEIGPVQIEVPRDRDASFDPVIVRKRQRRLDGIDEIVLSLTARGLTTGEVAAHFDEVYGAKVSKDTISRITDKVLDELGEWAQRPLDAVYPVLFIDAIHIKVRDGQVTNRPFYVVIGVTVDGHRDILGIWAGDGGEGAKYWLHVLTEIKNRGVVDACIVVCDGLKGLPESITTVWPHALVQACVLHLIRNTFRYASRRYWEQMARDLRPVYTAPTEAAAEDRFAEFAATWGGQYPAIIALWRSAWSEFVPFLDYDVEIRKVICSTNAIESINARYRRAVKARGHFPTEQAALKCLYLVTRALDPTGKGRARWAMRWKPALNAFAITFAGRIVPSNGS
- a CDS encoding transposase, with product MPAPKPPEFRRRAVELARQGEQTVPVIAKDLGISESCLRRWMAVDDVDTGRVEGTTSDERAELVELRRRNRVLEMEVEILKRASAYFARENILPK
- a CDS encoding IS3 family transposase, encoding MVHPPLSARAQTDATLLATITDIHVMSRASYGAPRVHAELRLGLGVHCGRKRVARLMRAAGITGICHRRKRGRGRPLPAPHDDLVQRRFVAEAPDQLWATDITEHPTTTGGKVYCCAVIDAYSRMIVGWSIADHMRTELVVDALQMAIWRRRPGPGSILHSDRGSQYTSWVFGHRLREAGLLGSMGRVASSVDNTMIESFWSAMQRELLDTRNWASPTQLSSAIFEWIEAWYNPRRRHTSIDNLSPAAFEGLHRPAATAA
- a CDS encoding Phenylacetic acid catabolic protein, with the translated sequence MTVEATQRVYREGDPDIPEEFRELLVRMLSHHLENSTNPQYTALLSVLWDKCMTLAPTEKLKTTFAKLMAQEVEHGVITARILEGLGVGPIDAPIKQYLFHLPIDTFCDLAYFNGLGDRVGCYIGETWEGVPYEPLLSVAERLHKDEVFHATLGMSNLKRVCSTPEGMEEANEKIKTWWPAALDMFGRSDSDFSDAYVRWGLRTKNNADLRAEYVADTRPMLVALGIEVPDDTANRRFL
- a CDS encoding DUF6414 family protein; protein product: MTAPEGSMAHAKMFTPYMMMLKIDDAPIDLARMDETLAGAKGYCELLGEAAGKKLVLRFNIKAFRSLTRFPGHLF